One genomic window of Rhizomicrobium sp. includes the following:
- a CDS encoding GNAT family N-acetyltransferase encodes MTGFEIRRARAGEEDIVLALLRELAEYEKLTDVFHVTREAIRRDYLCDSPLLNCDLLLDAGEPAGLATWYWMYSSFAARRAIYLEDLFVRPAFRGRGHGKALLAHLAKTAVAAGAARVDWSVLGWNKPSIDFYESLGARPNEGWLVYRLEGAALAKLGGG; translated from the coding sequence ATGACGGGCTTTGAGATCAGGCGCGCGCGGGCGGGGGAGGAGGACATCGTCCTCGCGCTGCTGCGCGAGCTCGCCGAATACGAAAAGCTGACGGACGTCTTCCATGTCACGCGCGAGGCGATCCGGCGCGACTATCTGTGCGATTCGCCGCTGCTCAATTGCGACCTGCTGCTCGACGCGGGCGAACCGGCGGGGCTCGCGACCTGGTACTGGATGTATTCGAGCTTCGCGGCCAGGCGCGCGATCTATCTCGAAGACCTTTTCGTGCGCCCCGCCTTTCGCGGCCGCGGCCATGGCAAGGCGCTGCTCGCCCATCTGGCGAAGACGGCCGTGGCGGCCGGCGCGGCGCGGGTCGACTGGTCGGTGCTGGGCTGGAACAAGCCGTCGATCGATTTCTACGAAAGCCTCGGTGCCAGGCCCAATGAAGGCTGGCTGGTCTACCGCCTGGAGGGCGCGGCGCTGGCGAAGCTGGGCGGCGGATGA
- a CDS encoding dihydrofolate reductase, translated as MSADIVFVVARADNGVIGDAGRIPWRIADDLKRFKALTIGKPMIVGRKTWESFPKRPLPGRTNIVITRDAAYRAEGAVVVHSLDAALAKARAENPSEIVIGGGAEIYRAALPLATRIELTEVHMQARGDAHLPAFGEGWHETARAEHAAAEGLRYSYVTLARA; from the coding sequence ATGAGCGCGGACATCGTCTTCGTCGTGGCGCGGGCCGACAATGGCGTGATCGGCGACGCCGGGCGCATCCCCTGGCGCATCGCCGACGACCTGAAGCGCTTCAAGGCGCTGACGATCGGAAAGCCGATGATCGTCGGCCGCAAGACCTGGGAGAGCTTTCCGAAGCGGCCGCTGCCGGGGCGCACCAACATCGTGATCACCCGCGACGCGGCCTATCGCGCCGAGGGCGCCGTGGTGGTGCATTCGCTCGACGCGGCGCTCGCGAAGGCGCGCGCGGAAAACCCGAGCGAGATCGTCATCGGCGGCGGCGCGGAGATCTATCGCGCCGCGCTGCCGCTCGCGACACGCATCGAGCTGACCGAGGTGCACATGCAAGCGCGGGGCGACGCGCATCTGCCGGCGTTCGGCGAAGGCTGGCACGAAACGGCGCGCGCGGAGCACGCGGCGGCGGAGGGGCTGCGCTATTCCTATGTGACGCTGGCGCGCGCCTGA
- a CDS encoding BrnA antitoxin family protein — MAKALKKIPKFHSEAAERKFWETHDSTDYVDWSKAQRMRFPNLKLSTTSISLRLPTGLLEEIKIAANKRDVPYQSLIKMWLSEKIG, encoded by the coding sequence ATGGCAAAAGCACTGAAGAAAATTCCTAAATTCCACTCGGAAGCCGCGGAGCGGAAATTTTGGGAAACCCATGACAGCACGGACTATGTCGATTGGTCCAAGGCCCAACGCATGCGCTTCCCGAATCTGAAACTGTCGACCACGTCGATCTCGCTTCGCCTGCCGACCGGGCTGCTGGAAGAGATAAAGATCGCCGCCAACAAGCGCGACGTGCCGTATCAGTCTCTGATCAAGATGTGGCTGTCGGAAAAAATCGGCTGA
- a CDS encoding BrnT family toxin yields the protein MSKIELSHVEGFDWDHGNSQKSFDKHGVTQAECEQVFLNEPLAVAVDTPHSTVEARFNALGKTGAGRLLHVTFTIRDGGRLIRIISARDMNRKEKTAYGKSTEENS from the coding sequence ATGTCCAAGATCGAACTTTCCCACGTCGAAGGCTTCGATTGGGATCATGGGAATTCCCAGAAGAGTTTCGACAAGCATGGAGTTACGCAAGCCGAGTGCGAGCAGGTGTTTCTGAACGAACCATTGGCGGTTGCCGTGGACACGCCGCACAGCACCGTCGAAGCTCGTTTTAACGCATTGGGCAAGACCGGCGCCGGTCGCCTGCTCCATGTCACCTTCACGATAAGGGACGGCGGAAGGCTGATTCGCATCATTTCGGCACGCGACATGAACAGAAAGGAGAAGACGGCCTATGGCAAAAGCACTGAAGAAAATTCCTAA
- a CDS encoding SMP-30/gluconolactonase/LRE family protein, translating to MEFTEIATGLKFPEGPVAMDDGSVVVVEIAAGRVTRVKTDGTLQTVATPGGGPNGLAIGPDGALYCCNNGGNFEYSTVNDLMIPGHTPPGHQGGRIERIDIATGKVEVLYSDCDGKRLMAPNDLVFDATGGFWFTDYASHDGERRLTGALYYARADGSKITRVLRELTSPNGVGLSPDGRHVYYAETFPGRLWELPLTAPGVAAPPGGFTPANFVGAYPGLAYFDSLGVQEDGGICVATILAGGISTFWPDTTPPTFGHTPLPDLICTNICWGGKDMKTAYITMSSTGKLAKCTWRSPGLRLAYNA from the coding sequence ATGGAATTCACGGAAATCGCCACGGGGTTGAAGTTTCCCGAAGGGCCGGTCGCGATGGACGACGGCTCGGTCGTCGTGGTGGAGATCGCCGCCGGCCGCGTCACTCGGGTGAAGACGGACGGCACGCTCCAGACCGTCGCCACGCCGGGCGGCGGGCCGAACGGTCTCGCCATCGGCCCGGACGGCGCGCTCTATTGCTGCAACAATGGCGGCAATTTCGAGTATAGCACGGTCAACGATTTGATGATTCCCGGCCACACGCCGCCCGGCCACCAGGGCGGCCGCATCGAGCGGATCGACATCGCCACCGGCAAGGTCGAGGTTCTGTACTCGGACTGCGACGGCAAGCGGCTGATGGCGCCCAACGATCTGGTGTTCGACGCGACCGGCGGCTTCTGGTTCACCGATTACGCCAGCCATGACGGCGAGCGCCGCCTGACCGGCGCGCTCTATTACGCGCGGGCCGACGGCTCGAAGATCACGCGCGTGCTGCGCGAGCTGACCTCGCCCAACGGCGTCGGCCTCTCGCCGGACGGCCGCCACGTCTATTACGCCGAGACCTTTCCGGGACGGCTCTGGGAATTGCCGCTGACCGCGCCCGGCGTCGCCGCGCCGCCCGGCGGCTTCACGCCGGCCAATTTCGTCGGCGCCTATCCGGGGCTCGCCTATTTCGACAGCCTTGGCGTGCAGGAAGACGGCGGCATCTGCGTCGCCACGATCCTGGCCGGCGGCATCTCGACCTTCTGGCCCGATACCACCCCGCCGACCTTCGGCCACACGCCGCTGCCGGACCTGATCTGCACCAATATCTGCTGGGGCGGGAAGGACATGAAAACGGCCTACATCACGATGTCGTCGACCGGAAAGCTGGCGAAATGCACCTGGCGCTCGCCGGGCCTCAGGCTGGCTTATAACGCGTGA
- a CDS encoding putative 2OG-Fe(II) oxygenase, translating to MAPGKPQIRSLFATPVSIHFLPVAHDVNAALRPLIVERSAPGARGQGWRSDPDFASWAGEPAQTLFRVARDMADGLTTTRTGGRVALDWKIEAAACLRLKGEYREFAARPGAVWSGVYYVDDGYAKSDDAGLGGECELADPRGPLPAMVAPQFGFRIPGGLTAGANEIIRPQTGMIVLHPSWLARAERRYDGEHQRVAVEFDLTA from the coding sequence ATGGCCCCCGGCAAACCGCAGATTCGAAGCCTCTTCGCGACGCCCGTCTCGATCCACTTCCTTCCCGTGGCGCATGACGTGAACGCCGCGCTGCGTCCCTTGATCGTCGAGCGCTCGGCGCCGGGCGCGCGGGGCCAGGGCTGGCGCTCCGATCCGGATTTCGCGAGCTGGGCGGGCGAACCCGCGCAGACGCTGTTCCGCGTGGCGCGCGACATGGCCGATGGGCTGACCACCACGCGCACCGGCGGCCGCGTCGCCCTCGACTGGAAGATCGAAGCCGCGGCCTGCCTGCGCCTGAAGGGCGAGTACCGCGAATTCGCCGCGCGGCCGGGGGCGGTGTGGTCCGGCGTCTATTACGTCGACGACGGCTACGCCAAATCCGACGATGCGGGCCTGGGCGGGGAGTGCGAGCTCGCCGATCCGCGCGGGCCCCTGCCCGCGATGGTGGCGCCGCAATTCGGCTTTCGCATTCCGGGCGGGCTGACCGCGGGCGCAAACGAGATCATCCGGCCGCAGACCGGCATGATCGTGCTGCACCCGTCCTGGCTGGCGCGCGCCGAGCGCCGCTATGACGGCGAGCATCAGCGCGTCGCGGTCGAGTTCGATCTGACGGCGTAA
- a CDS encoding Mrp/NBP35 family ATP-binding protein codes for MAHATRDEVLRALDQVIDPVSGRSVVQEDIVQGLVVRDGNVGFAVEVDPARGRGAEPLRQACEDAVAKLPGVHSVTAVLTAHQGAPARQAPPRPAPHRAEPPAPAGIPGVAAIVAVASGKGGVGKSTVAANLAIALGRQGLKVGLMDADIYGPSVPRLFDLREKPRAEGKKIVPIEKYGIKIMSLGLLIREDEAVVWRGPMVQSALTQMLNDTLWAPLDILILDMPPGTGDAQLTISQRAPLRGAVIVSTPQDVALIDARKGIAMFEKTKVPVLGIVENMSTFVCPNCGHESHIFGHGGARAEAKKLGVPFLGEIPLVGVIRETSDAGRPIVATAPDSPEAQAFLNVAKEVAAGVAGAQRTAPRIVLE; via the coding sequence ATGGCGCACGCGACACGCGACGAGGTGCTGAGAGCGCTCGACCAGGTGATCGACCCGGTCAGCGGACGCAGCGTCGTGCAGGAAGACATCGTCCAGGGCCTTGTCGTGCGCGACGGCAATGTCGGCTTCGCGGTCGAGGTCGATCCGGCGCGCGGGCGCGGCGCCGAGCCGCTGCGCCAGGCCTGCGAGGACGCGGTCGCGAAACTTCCCGGCGTGCATTCGGTGACGGCGGTGCTCACGGCGCATCAGGGCGCGCCGGCAAGACAGGCGCCGCCGCGCCCGGCACCGCACCGCGCCGAACCGCCGGCGCCGGCCGGCATTCCGGGCGTCGCCGCCATCGTCGCGGTGGCGAGCGGCAAGGGCGGCGTCGGCAAGTCCACCGTCGCGGCCAATCTCGCCATCGCGCTCGGCCGCCAGGGACTCAAGGTCGGACTGATGGACGCCGACATCTACGGCCCATCCGTGCCCCGGCTGTTCGACCTGCGCGAGAAGCCGCGCGCCGAGGGCAAGAAGATCGTGCCGATCGAAAAATACGGCATCAAGATCATGTCGCTGGGCCTGCTCATCCGCGAGGACGAGGCGGTGGTGTGGCGCGGCCCGATGGTGCAGAGCGCGCTGACCCAGATGCTGAACGACACGCTGTGGGCGCCGCTCGACATCCTGATCCTCGACATGCCGCCGGGCACCGGCGACGCGCAGCTCACGATCTCGCAGCGCGCGCCCTTGCGCGGCGCGGTGATCGTATCGACGCCGCAGGACGTCGCGCTGATCGACGCGCGCAAGGGCATCGCGATGTTCGAGAAGACCAAGGTGCCGGTGCTCGGCATCGTCGAGAACATGTCGACCTTCGTCTGTCCCAATTGCGGACATGAGAGCCACATCTTCGGCCATGGCGGGGCGCGCGCCGAAGCCAAAAAGCTGGGCGTGCCGTTCCTGGGCGAGATTCCGCTCGTGGGCGTGATCCGCGAGACCTCGGACGCCGGACGCCCGATCGTCGCGACCGCGCCGGATTCGCCGGAGGCGCAGGCTTTCCTTAACGTCGCCAAAGAAGTCGCGGCGGGTGTTGCCGGGGCGCAACGCACCGCGCCGCGAATTGTGCTGGAATAG
- the hflK gene encoding FtsH protease activity modulator HflK, which produces MPWTNSSGGNGTGGPKGPWGRGSASPGSGGGMRPPDFEDWLRRGQDSLRRFLPGGGFTTGGLIVVLLGVIIVWFATGIYFVEPYEQGIVLRFGRYVARTPPGLNYHLPWPIETAYKLDVTHQRQINIGYKATDEEAGGGAEDIPAEAEMLTGDENIIDINFTVYWTVKDAGAFLFNVENTSDFGDPANSTIKAVAESAMREVVGRSQFENILTQDREEIQIEVKELMQKTLDMYGAGVTVVNVTMQKVDPPSEVIDAYRDVQAARADQERARNEAEGFANKIIPEARGNAARIVQDAEAYRQKSIAEASGNAKRFLSVLAQYRSAPDVTRRRIYIETMSSILANMNKVIVDNSAKGVVPYFQLPNMLGGGGTPPSGQTGTPSGASQ; this is translated from the coding sequence ATGCCTTGGACCAATTCGTCGGGCGGCAACGGAACCGGAGGGCCCAAGGGTCCCTGGGGTCGCGGATCCGCATCTCCGGGCAGCGGCGGCGGCATGCGCCCGCCCGATTTCGAGGATTGGCTGCGGCGCGGCCAGGACAGCCTGCGCCGCTTCCTGCCCGGCGGCGGCTTCACCACGGGCGGCCTGATCGTGGTGCTGCTCGGCGTGATCATCGTGTGGTTCGCCACCGGTATCTATTTCGTCGAGCCTTATGAGCAGGGCATCGTTCTGCGCTTCGGGCGCTATGTCGCGCGCACCCCGCCGGGCCTGAACTATCACCTGCCTTGGCCGATCGAGACCGCCTACAAGCTCGACGTCACCCATCAGCGCCAGATCAATATCGGCTACAAGGCGACGGACGAAGAGGCCGGCGGCGGCGCCGAGGACATCCCCGCCGAAGCCGAGATGCTGACCGGCGACGAGAACATCATCGACATCAACTTCACCGTCTACTGGACGGTGAAGGACGCCGGCGCCTTCCTGTTCAACGTGGAGAACACCTCCGATTTCGGCGATCCGGCGAACTCGACCATCAAGGCGGTGGCGGAAAGCGCGATGCGCGAAGTGGTCGGCCGCAGCCAGTTCGAGAATATCCTCACCCAGGACCGCGAGGAGATCCAGATCGAGGTGAAGGAGTTGATGCAGAAGACGCTCGACATGTACGGCGCGGGCGTGACCGTCGTGAACGTGACGATGCAGAAGGTCGATCCGCCGAGCGAGGTGATCGACGCCTACCGTGATGTTCAGGCCGCCCGTGCCGACCAGGAACGCGCCCGCAACGAGGCCGAAGGCTTCGCCAACAAGATCATCCCCGAGGCGCGGGGCAACGCGGCGCGCATCGTCCAGGACGCCGAGGCCTATCGCCAGAAGTCGATCGCGGAAGCCTCGGGCAACGCCAAGCGCTTCCTGTCGGTCCTGGCGCAATATCGCAGCGCCCCCGACGTCACGCGGCGGCGCATCTATATCGAGACGATGAGCAGCATCCTCGCCAACATGAACAAGGTGATCGTCGACAATTCGGCGAAGGGCGTGGTGCCGTATTTCCAGTTGCCCAACATGCTGGGCGGCGGCGGAACGCCGCCCTCCGGCCAGACCGGCACGCCGAGCGGAGCTTCGCAATGA
- the hflC gene encoding protease modulator HflC, with protein MTRAVLVIAGLLGIVLLIALFSSFYFVNQTEEALVLQFGAPQAVVTDPGIHFKTPLTQSVVFFDKRVLLLDAPTEEVIASDKKRMMVDAFARWRITDPLKFYQTLSDKENALSQLSPVLSSNVRGVLGKESFAAMLSGKRAQLMIDIKNEMNHAVSGFGIEIVDVRIRHADLPPANSDAIYQRMKKEREREAAEYRAEGSETAQRIRARAQREVTVLTAEATRESEILRGEGDAEKTRILGQAFSQDPDFFAFWRTMQAYQDALGDGKTTVVLSPDSDFLKYFGKGPGGK; from the coding sequence ATGACGCGCGCCGTCCTCGTCATCGCCGGCCTGCTCGGCATTGTGCTCCTGATCGCGCTGTTCTCGAGCTTCTACTTCGTCAACCAGACCGAAGAGGCGCTGGTGCTGCAGTTCGGCGCTCCGCAGGCGGTGGTCACCGACCCCGGCATCCATTTCAAGACGCCGCTGACCCAGAGCGTGGTGTTCTTCGACAAGCGCGTGCTCCTGCTCGACGCGCCGACCGAGGAGGTCATCGCCTCCGACAAGAAGCGGATGATGGTCGACGCCTTCGCGCGTTGGCGCATCACCGATCCGCTGAAATTCTACCAGACGCTGAGCGACAAGGAGAACGCGCTGAGCCAGCTTTCGCCGGTGCTGTCGTCGAACGTGCGCGGCGTGCTCGGCAAGGAGAGTTTCGCCGCGATGCTGTCGGGCAAGCGCGCCCAGCTCATGATCGACATCAAGAACGAGATGAACCACGCGGTCTCCGGCTTCGGCATCGAGATCGTCGACGTGCGCATCCGCCATGCCGATTTGCCGCCCGCCAACAGCGACGCGATCTACCAGCGGATGAAGAAGGAACGCGAGCGCGAAGCGGCGGAATATCGCGCCGAGGGCAGCGAGACCGCGCAGCGCATCCGCGCCCGCGCCCAGCGCGAGGTGACGGTGCTGACCGCAGAGGCCACCCGCGAATCGGAAATCCTGCGCGGCGAGGGCGACGCCGAAAAGACCCGCATCCTGGGCCAGGCGTTCAGCCAGGACCCGGACTTCTTCGCCTTCTGGCGCACCATGCAGGCCTATCAGGACGCGCTGGGCGACGGGAAGACCACGGTCGTGCTGTCGCCCGACAGCGATTTCCTGAAATATTTCGGCAAGGGCCCGGGCGGGAAGTAG
- a CDS encoding acyltransferase, whose translation MATRRYGTLDGLRGIAAFMVLIGHLAGPFYPFTLHGYLAVDLFFLMSGFVVAAAYETRLRAGWGVARFALVRLKRLWPVYALSFVLAIACYLTVRAVKPSDDFLFPALPLASVVAMGLLFIPQFVRYGGGALFPLDPAAWSLSTEMFGNIVYAAAAPSLSDRTLKILIGIGAFGIAITAFRKGGLNVGFDAVTVVWGYLRFAFSFPAGVLLYRLHAAGRLPRLPVPPWLVLAATVLLLSGPAPLVALYDTIVVLFLFPAITVAALSREPQARFAPFFAWCGAVSYPLYVLHQPITGMVLSIVPRGIGHVVLVLCLPVAIIAMAAAAERWFERPVQRWFKARRHGVSPGDGAVIREPAA comes from the coding sequence ATGGCAACGCGGCGCTATGGAACGCTTGACGGACTGCGCGGCATCGCCGCGTTCATGGTGCTGATCGGGCATCTGGCCGGCCCGTTCTATCCCTTCACGCTGCACGGCTATCTCGCCGTCGACCTGTTCTTCCTGATGAGCGGCTTCGTGGTCGCCGCCGCCTATGAGACACGGCTGCGGGCGGGGTGGGGCGTGGCGCGCTTCGCGCTGGTACGGCTCAAGCGGTTGTGGCCGGTCTATGCGCTGAGTTTCGTCCTCGCGATCGCCTGCTACCTGACCGTGCGCGCGGTGAAGCCGTCGGACGATTTCCTCTTTCCCGCGCTGCCGCTGGCAAGCGTGGTGGCGATGGGATTGCTGTTCATCCCGCAATTCGTGCGCTATGGCGGCGGCGCGCTCTTTCCGCTCGATCCCGCGGCCTGGTCGCTCTCGACCGAGATGTTCGGAAATATCGTCTACGCCGCCGCCGCGCCGTCGCTGTCCGACCGGACCTTGAAGATCCTGATCGGCATCGGTGCCTTCGGCATCGCGATCACGGCCTTCCGCAAGGGCGGGCTCAATGTCGGTTTCGATGCCGTCACCGTCGTCTGGGGGTATTTGCGTTTCGCGTTCTCTTTTCCCGCCGGCGTGCTGCTCTACCGGCTGCACGCGGCGGGGCGGTTGCCGCGCCTGCCGGTTCCGCCCTGGCTCGTTCTGGCCGCCACCGTCCTTCTGCTCAGCGGGCCGGCGCCGCTGGTTGCGCTCTATGACACGATCGTCGTGCTTTTTCTCTTCCCCGCGATCACGGTGGCGGCGTTGTCGCGCGAACCGCAGGCGCGCTTCGCACCGTTCTTCGCCTGGTGCGGCGCGGTCAGCTATCCGCTCTATGTCCTGCACCAGCCGATCACCGGCATGGTGCTGTCCATCGTGCCGCGGGGAATCGGCCATGTCGTGCTGGTGCTGTGCCTGCCGGTGGCGATCATCGCCATGGCGGCGGCGGCGGAGCGCTGGTTCGAACGCCCGGTACAGCGCTGGTTCAAGGCGCGGCGGCATGGCGTTTCGCCGGGTGACGGCGCCGTAATCCGCGAGCCGGCCGCCTAG
- a CDS encoding Do family serine endopeptidase, with translation MRIRWFTAVSLSLFLIAGAGAAPPKPAPAIVPVRGAPASFADLAARLLPMVVNIATTQTLKPLPSDPGLPNIAPGSPLADLFKNFLGQGPSLPRHVTSLGSGFIIDPSGYIVTNNHVIEGADQISVTLNDGTTLLAKLIGRDEKTDLALLKVAPRKPLPSTHFGDSDTARIGDWVIAIGNPFGLGSTVTAGIVSARNRDIEAGPYDDFIQTDAPINRGNSGGPLFDMNGNVVGVNSAIYSPSGGSVGIAFSIPSNLVRAVTDQLRQFGQARRGWIGVRIQQPTEDIAEARGLPSIAGALIADVTPGGPAAKGGVQFGDFITGFDSKPVTDSRSLSRLVADTPINKTVPVELWRKGKKMYVRVTVLRLAERAPGPPPKPPQGPPPAKATTLGLSLGVLDGNARGQFHIAASVQGVLITGVAADSPAGDKNIRPGDVIVQVQDVPVRAPADVTKQIDAVRKAGKAVVALLLSRAGEMTYVAVRLK, from the coding sequence ATGCGCATCCGCTGGTTCACCGCCGTTTCGCTGTCGCTGTTTCTGATCGCCGGAGCCGGCGCCGCGCCGCCGAAACCGGCGCCGGCCATCGTGCCGGTGCGCGGCGCGCCGGCGAGTTTCGCCGACCTCGCGGCCCGGCTCCTGCCCATGGTCGTAAATATCGCGACGACCCAGACGCTGAAACCGCTGCCGTCGGACCCCGGCCTGCCGAACATCGCGCCGGGCTCGCCGCTCGCCGACCTGTTCAAGAACTTCCTCGGCCAGGGGCCGAGCCTGCCGCGCCACGTCACCTCGCTGGGTTCGGGCTTCATCATCGATCCCTCCGGCTACATCGTGACCAACAATCATGTGATCGAGGGCGCCGACCAAATCTCGGTCACGCTCAACGACGGCACGACGCTGCTCGCCAAGCTGATCGGCCGCGACGAGAAGACCGATCTGGCGCTGCTGAAGGTGGCGCCGCGCAAGCCGCTGCCCTCGACGCATTTCGGCGATTCCGACACCGCGCGGATCGGCGACTGGGTGATCGCCATCGGCAATCCCTTCGGGCTCGGTTCGACCGTCACCGCCGGCATCGTCTCGGCGCGCAACCGCGACATCGAGGCGGGGCCTTACGACGATTTCATCCAGACCGACGCGCCGATCAACCGCGGCAATTCCGGCGGGCCTTTGTTCGACATGAACGGCAACGTCGTGGGCGTGAACTCGGCGATCTATTCGCCGAGCGGCGGCTCGGTCGGCATCGCCTTCTCGATCCCCTCGAACCTGGTGCGCGCGGTGACCGACCAGCTGCGCCAGTTCGGCCAGGCGCGGCGCGGCTGGATCGGCGTGCGCATCCAGCAGCCGACCGAAGACATCGCCGAGGCGCGCGGGCTTCCGAGCATCGCCGGCGCGCTGATCGCCGACGTGACGCCGGGCGGTCCGGCGGCCAAGGGCGGCGTGCAGTTCGGCGATTTCATCACCGGCTTCGACAGCAAGCCGGTGACCGACAGCCGCTCGCTCAGCCGCCTCGTCGCCGACACGCCGATCAACAAGACCGTGCCGGTGGAGCTGTGGCGCAAGGGCAAGAAGATGTATGTGCGCGTGACGGTGCTGCGGCTGGCGGAACGGGCGCCCGGCCCGCCGCCGAAGCCGCCGCAGGGTCCGCCGCCGGCCAAGGCGACGACGCTGGGCCTGTCGCTCGGCGTGCTCGACGGCAATGCGCGCGGCCAGTTCCACATCGCGGCAAGCGTGCAGGGTGTGCTGATCACCGGCGTCGCGGCGGACAGTCCGGCCGGCGACAAGAACATCCGCCCGGGCGACGTGATCGTACAGGTGCAGGACGTGCCCGTGCGCGCGCCGGCCGATGTGACCAAGCAGATCGACGCGGTGCGCAAGGCGGGCAAGGCCGTGGTGGCGCTGCTGCTCAGCCGGGCCGGCGAGATGACCTATGTGGCGGTGAGGTTGAAGTAG
- a CDS encoding putative 2OG-Fe(II) oxygenase, whose amino-acid sequence MDWIVADTARAANAKALAIRTLLAQASADGNLWHDLGKRLMQAGQANDAAKALREAVRRLPGDSRTRLSLAGALLRSDEYAEALAATQDALRLVPDDRAARTLEFGILVRMGNVEQALARADDIGEIDPANPLLLRLWRDTMHGPAELDVLLQRCEAILANAPGNTAATHHQAMTLARRGRDDEARAAMDYEPLVSIVDGLLPEDYGDLDAFCTVLGGELLRNPTFVRDSSGRITENVLVSVNLEQPGDKAVSSLLRRIRRAVDAYATGLLLQAASHPSAARLAAAQPGSAWLHAWGVIHRTQGRIKTHFHDSAWLSGVFYVAAPRAGGTGAFGGPLRLGDVDERLAPRHDPPWRIVDVEPVPGRLILFPAYLPHATAPAAGDGDRICISFDVIPQAG is encoded by the coding sequence GTGGATTGGATCGTCGCAGACACGGCGCGCGCGGCGAACGCCAAGGCATTGGCCATTCGCACCCTTCTGGCGCAGGCCTCGGCCGACGGCAATCTATGGCACGATCTCGGCAAGCGGCTCATGCAGGCCGGCCAGGCGAACGACGCCGCCAAGGCCTTGCGCGAGGCGGTGCGCCGCCTGCCGGGCGATTCGCGCACCCGTCTCAGCCTGGCTGGCGCGCTCCTGCGTAGCGATGAATATGCCGAGGCGCTCGCGGCCACGCAGGATGCGCTTCGTTTGGTGCCGGACGACCGGGCGGCGCGCACGCTCGAATTCGGGATCTTGGTGCGAATGGGCAATGTGGAACAGGCCCTGGCCCGGGCCGACGACATCGGCGAGATCGATCCCGCCAATCCGCTGCTGCTGCGCCTGTGGCGCGATACGATGCACGGCCCCGCGGAGCTGGACGTGCTGCTGCAGCGCTGCGAGGCGATCCTGGCGAACGCCCCGGGAAACACCGCTGCCACGCATCACCAGGCAATGACGCTCGCACGCAGGGGGCGCGACGATGAAGCCCGCGCGGCAATGGACTACGAGCCGCTGGTCTCCATCGTCGACGGGCTGCTGCCCGAGGATTATGGCGACCTCGATGCGTTCTGCACAGTGCTGGGCGGCGAATTGCTGCGCAATCCGACCTTCGTTCGGGATTCGAGCGGCCGGATCACCGAGAATGTCCTGGTGTCGGTCAACCTGGAGCAGCCGGGCGACAAGGCCGTTTCCTCCCTGTTGCGGCGCATCCGGCGCGCGGTGGACGCGTATGCGACCGGATTGCTGCTGCAGGCGGCGTCGCATCCGTCGGCAGCGCGTCTTGCTGCCGCGCAGCCCGGATCGGCCTGGCTGCACGCATGGGGCGTGATCCACCGCACGCAGGGCCGGATCAAGACACACTTCCATGATTCGGCGTGGCTGAGCGGCGTATTCTATGTGGCCGCCCCGCGCGCCGGAGGAACCGGCGCATTCGGCGGTCCGCTGCGCCTGGGAGACGTGGACGAACGCCTTGCGCCGCGCCACGACCCGCCATGGCGGATCGTCGATGTCGAACCAGTGCCGGGTCGCCTGATCCTCTTCCCCGCCTATCTCCCGCACGCGACGGCGCCCGCGGCCGGCGACGGCGATCGGATCTGCATCTCGTTCGACGTGATCCCGCAGGCCGGCTGA